The Kitasatospora albolonga nucleotide sequence CTGACCTGCGGTGTCACCGAACGGACGGTCGTACATCGCCTTGACGAACTGCACGGTCGGATCGGTGAGCAGCGGGCCGACCGTCCCCGAGACGAAGTCCGCGGAGAAGTCCTTGAGGTCGGCGTCGACAAAGCAGACGATCTCCCCGCTGGTCACCAGGAGCGACCGCCAGAGCACCTCGCCCTTGCCGGGCAGGGCCGGGACCCTCGGCAGGATCGCGTCCCGGTGGACCACCCGGGCCCCGGCCTCCGCCGCGACGGCGGCGGTGGCGTCGGTGGAACCGGAGTCGATCACCACCAGCTCGTCCACCAGCCGGACCTTCTCCATCAGCTCCCGCCGGACCGTGGCCACGATCGCGCCGACCGTGGCCTCCTCGTTCAGCGCGGGCAGCACCACACTCACCGAGGTGCGGTGCGGTTCGGCGTTCCGGGCGTCGGTGAGCCGGTCCAGCGGGCGGTCGGCGGACGACCAGGAACGCCTGGTCAGCCAGCGTTCCACCTCTTCGAGCACGGTCGGCACCCCTCGTATGTGATCCATCTCGCCGTTCGGACGACTATCTCAACCGTCCACTCCTTCGGTTACAGTCTTGAACAACGCGGATGACCGTCGCATGTCGGGGTCCGTCCGCACACAAACGCCTGGATCGAAGATCCAGTGCCACAGAGCTCATCCAGAGGGACTGAGGGAACGGCCCGTTGAAGTCCCGGCAACCCTCCTACCGGCCGCGAGGTCACGGTGGGGAAGGTGCCAATTCCGTCTTGCGGCGAAACGCGCCGCGAGGAAGATGAGGAGAAAGGGCCTCCGCCATCATGGCTGTTCAGACCGTCGCAGGTAATGCCACCACCGCTTCCGTGAACCTCGGTCCCGCCGTGGCGCTTTCCTGCCGCGAGTGCGGCGAGCGTTTCGAGCTCGGCCCGCTTTTCGCCTGTGCGTCCTGTTTCGGGCCACTGGAAGTGGCGTACGACCTGCCCGCCGGTGACCCGGAGGAGCTGCGCAAGCGCATCGAGGCCGGTCCCGACAACATCTGGCGCTACGCCCCGCTCCTGCCGGTCCCCGCGGACGTGGCGGAGAAGCCCAACCTGAACCCCGGCTTCACCAAGCTGGTCAAGGCCGACAACCTCGCCCGTGAGCTGGGCGTCACCGGCGGTCTGTACGTCAAGGACGACTCCGGCAACCCGACGCACTCCTTCAAGGACCGCGTCGTCGCGATCGCCGTCGAGGCCGCCCGCGCCTTCGGTTTCACCACCCTCTCCTGCTCCTCCACGGGCAACCTGGCCGGTGCCGTCGGCGCCGCCGCCGCCCGCGCCGGACTGCGCTCCTGCGTCTTCATCCCGCACGACCTGGAGCAGGGCAAGGTCGTCATGGCCGCGGTGTACGGCGGTGAACTGGTCGGCATCGAGGGCAACTACGACGATGTGAACCGCTTCTGCTCCGAGCTGATCGGCGACCCGCTCGGCGAGGGCTGGGGCTTCGTCAACGTCAACCTGCGCCCGTACTACGGCGAGGGCTCCAAGACCCTGGCGTACGAGATCTGCGAGCAGCTCGGCTGGCGGCTGCCCGACCAGATCGTCATCCCGATCGCGTCCGGCTCCCAGCTGACGAAGATCGACAAGGGGTTCCAGGAGCTGATCAGGCTGGGTCTGGTCGAGGACCGGCCGTACAAGATCTTCGGCGCCCAGGCCGAGGGCTGCTCCCCGGTCTCCGCCGCCTTCAAGGCCGGTCACGACGTCGTACGGCCCCAGAAGCCGAACACCATCGCCAAGTCCCTGGCCATCGGCAACCCGGCGGACGGCCCGTACGTCCTGGACATCGCCCGCCGCACGGGCGGCGCGGTGGAGGACGTGAACGACGAGCAGGTCGTCGACGCGATCAAGCTGCTGGCGCGCACCGAGGGCATCTTCGGCGAGACGGCGGGCGGGGTGACGGTCGGCGTGACGAAGAAGCTGATCGAGGCCGGGGTGATCGACCCGGCGCTCACCACCGTCGTCCTGAACACCGGTGACGGGCTCAAGACGCTGGACGCGGTCTCCGCGACCTCGCAGGCGACGGCCACCATCAAGCCGAGCCTGGACGCGTTCCGCGCCGCGGGCCTCGCCTCCGCCTGACCACCCCGACCGCAGCAGCCAGAAAGGCGACCGCCATGAGCGTCAAGGTCCGCATCCCCACCATCCTCCGCACGTACACGGGCGGCCAGGCCGAGGTCCCGGCCGAGGGCGCCACGCTCGCCGAGGTCATCGAGTCCCTGGAGAAGGACCACCCGGGCATCGCCGCCCGCGTCCTGGACGACCAGGGCAAGCTGCGCCGCTTCGTGAACGTGTACGTCAACGACGACGACGTCCGCTTCGAGGGCGGCCTCGACGCGGCCACCCCGGACGGCGCCGGTATCTCGATCATCCCGGCCGTGGCCGGCGGCTGCTGACGCCCGCTCACCCCTGATTGCCCCCTCCGCAGCGCAAAGCGGAGGGGGCAATTCTGCATGGTTGAGCACGGTAGAGTTGGGGAAGCCCCCTTCGCTGCGTGTGCCGCCCGCATATGAGAATGCGCCCGGCCCCGATAAGAAGTAGCCAAAGTGCGTGAACCCCTTGAGGCATAAGTGGCCTTTGCCGGGCCCGACTTGCCCGTAAATTTCAGCAATCCCGCATATTCGGGCGTTCAGCCGTGCCCGGAATTCTCGTCCGATTGACCTGTTGCAGAGGGCAGTTGGGCGGATACATTCAGCCGCGGTCGACGCGCTACGGCGCCGCGCACCCTCTCCTGTCGGAGGGTGGGTTCCGACCCGGGGCCGCGAAGTGCGGTCCCGTGCAAGGGCCAGTAATAGGGGAGTTAGGCATGGCTCAGGGCACCGTCAAGTGGTTCAACGCGGAGAAGGGGTACGGCTTCATCGCGGTCGACGGTGGTGCGGATGTTTTCGTCCACTACAGCGCGATCCAGATGGACGGGTACCGCACCCTCGAAGAGGGTCAGCGAGTTGAATTCGAGATCTCGCAGGGCCAGAAGGGGCCCCAGGCCGACATGGTCAAGCTCGCCGTCGGCTGAGGCCGAGCCCGGCACGGCCGGCCGACGACAGCACTCACGACTCACGCACGCAGGGCCCGACCCCGGAGCGATCAGGGGATCGGGCCCTTCGTGCGCGCGGGGGCGCGTGGCCGGTGTTCGCCCCCGAGGCGCTTGCACTCTCGGGGGTCGAGTGCTAATCATTGGCATTAGCACTCTCCAGGTGAGAGTGACAGAACTTGGACCGGGCCGGTGAGGCCCGCAGGCGCGGTGGGGCAAGGAACCACCACGCCGCAGGCCGTCCGTCGCGGGCGCCTCTCGGTCCGGAGCAATCCACCCCTGTCCGGGAGGACCACTTCACATGGCCAAGATCATCGCGTTCGACGAGGAGGCACGGCGCGGTCTCGAGCGCGGGATGAACCAGCTCGCCGACGCCGTCAAGGTCACCCTCGGCCCCAAGGGCCGTAACGTCGTCCTCGAGAAGAAGTGGGGCGCGCCCACGATCACCAACGATGGTGTATCCATCGCCAAGGAGATCGAGCTCGAGGACCCGTACGAGAAGATCGGTGCGGAGCTGGTCAAGGAGGTCGCCAAGAAGACGGACGACGTCGCCGGTGACGGTACGACCACCGCCACCGTTCTCGCCCAGGCTCTCGTCCGCGAGGGTCTGCGCAACGTCGCCGCGGGCGCCAACCCGATGGCCCTCAAGCGTGGCATCGAGAAGGCCGTCGAGGCCGTCTCCGCCGCCCTGCTGGAGCAGGCCAAGGACGTGGAGACCAAGGAGCAGATCGCTTCGACCGCCTCCATCTCCGCCGCCGACACCGAGATCGGCGCGAAGATCGCCGAGGCGATGGACAAGGTCGGCAAGGAAGGCGTCATCACCGTCGAGGAGTCCCAGACCTTCGGTCTGGAGCTCGAGCTGACGGAGGGCATGCGCTTCGACAAGGGCTACATCTCGGCCTACTTCGCCACCGACATGGAGCGTATGGAGGCGTCGCTCGACGACCCGTACATCCTGATCGTCAACTCGAAGGTCGGCAGCGTCAAGGACCTCATCCCGCTGCTGGAGAAGGTCATGCAGTCGGGCAAGCCGCTGCTGATCATCGCCGAGGACGTCGAGGGCGAGGCGCTCTCCACCCTGGTCGTCAACAAGATCAAGGGCACGTTCAAGTCCGTCGCCGTCAAGGCCCCGGGCTTCGGCGACCGCCGCAAGGCCATGCTCGCGGACATCGCCATCCTCACCGGTGGCACCGTGATCTCCGAGGAGGTCGGTCTCAAGCTGGAGAACGCCGGCCTGGACCTGCTCGGCCGCGCCCGCAAGGTCGTCATCACCAAGGACGAGACCACGATCGTCGACGGTGCCGGTGACAGCGACCAGGTTCAGGGCCGCGTCAACCAGATCCGTGCCGAGATCGAGAACTCCGACTCGGACTACGACCGCGAGAAGCTCCAGGAGCGCCTCGCGAAGCTGGCCGGCGGCGTGGCCGTCATCAAGGCCGGCGCCGCCACCGAGGTGGAGCTCAAGGAGCGCAAGCACCGCATCGAGGACGCGGTGCGCAACGCCAAGGCCGCCGTCGAGGAGGGCATCGTCGCCGGTGGTGGCGTGGCCCTGCTCCAGGCTTCGGCCGTCTTCGACAAGCTCGACCTCACGGGCGACGAGGCGACCGGCGCCAACGCCGTGAAGCTCGCGCTTGAGGCCCCGCTCAAGCAGATCGCCGTCAACGGTGGTCTCGAGGGTGGCGTCGTCGTGGAGAAGGTCCGCAACCTGCCGATCGGTCACGGCCTCAACGCCGCGACCGGCGAGTACGTCGACATGATCGCCGAGGGCATTCTCGACCCGGCGAAGGTCACGCGCTCCGCCCTGCAGAACGCCGCCTCCATCGCCGCGCTCTTCCTCACCACCGAGGCCGTCATCGCCGACAAGCCCGAGAAGGCCGGCGCGGCCGCCCCGGGTGGCATGCCGGGCGGTGACATGGACTTCTGATCGACCGCGGAGACCTCACTGTCTCCCGTTGGACGATCGATGTCCTGAGTACGTCCCACAGGGGCGGTACCTCCGTAACGGAGGTACCGCCCCTGTGGCGTGTCCTGGGACACTACGGGAACAGCCGTGCGGGAACGGAACGGCAGGCAACGGTGGTTACGCGCGCGGGGGACGCGGGCGGCACGCGGAACGGGGGCGGTGCGCCATGACGGCTACGCAGGCAGGGGACGACGACAAGCAGGGGCGGGAGCCGGGGGCGGTACCGGGGCCGGGGACGCGGCCGGAGCAGGGACAGGCGCCGGGACGGGTGCCGGAGACGCGGCCGGAGCAGGAGCGGGAACCAGGGCGGGTGCCGGGCCGGACGCCGGGGCCGCGGTGGGACCGGGGGCGCCTCAAGGGCGCTTGGCTCGTCCTCGTGGGGACGGTCCTGTTCGCGCTGGGGGCCTTCATCGTGGTGACCGGTACGGGGCTCTCCGGTGTGTTCGGGATGCGGGTGGAGACCTTCGGCCGGATCACCTGCCACGACACCCGCGCCGAGAAGGGGCAGACCGTCTGGCACTGCTTCGGCCAGAGCCCCGCCCAGCAGCGGGCCAACGACGCGGAGAAGGCCCGGGCCGCCCGCGAGGCGCTGCGCGTCCATGTCGACGGCATGCCGAAGCGGGCCGAGACCGGGCGTACGCGGATCACCTTCGCGGACCACGACGGCAAGAACGACCCCGAGACGATCACCGCGACCCAGGTGTTCGAGGGCGGCCGGTGGTACGCCCACTCGGGGACGCTCGTCGGCTACGGCATGGTCCCGCTGCTGCTGGGCGCCGGTACGGCGGCCTGGGGCGTGTACCGGGTGCGCGAGGCGGGCGGGTGGCGGGGCCGCTGAGGGCCCGCTCATTGGGCCCGCTGAGGGACGGTTGAGGCGCGGAGCCGGGGCCCTGCCGGGCCGAAGCCGAAGTCTGCCGGGCCGAAACCGAGGCCCTGCCGGGCCGGAGCAGAGGCGTGTCCGGGCCGGAAACGAAGCCTGGCCGCACCGGAAACCAAGCCCGGCCGGGACGGAAAGGGCTTTTGGGAGCCCTGGGGCGGCCTTCGTGGGTGATCGTCTTGGCCGAATGGCTACTTGTAGCGCCCTTTACCGTACGGCAGGGCGTGTTCGCCTGATTACGCCGATGTCGGTGGCGCGACCGCCGTCCCTGAGGTAAGGCGGCCCGAGAGGCGCCGAGGGCCGGGTTCCGGCTGGTTCCCCCGCCGCGCCGACGGCTCCCCGCTCTCTTGCCAGCTCACTGCCCGGTCCGGCCGCCGCGACCGCTCATTGGTCCAGTCCACTGCCCCGCCAGGGTCTGGCGGTGTGCGACTGCACATGCCGACCGGTCGGTGCGGTGCGGGGCGGCGGACCGCCCCGCACCGGCGCTGTGGCGCTCACGCTATCCAGCCAACTTTGCGAGGTAAGTCGGAATCACGCGTACCGCTCCGCCAGCGGGACATGATGGCTCTGGTGTTCACCCGGTGAACACCAGTCGCATCAATAACTCCAGTTATGCAGAAGCTATTTGGGCATAACGGTCGTCAACCGTACAGAGAGGTAGGTGTCATGAAGCAGCAGAAGAAGGCTTACGTGAAGCCGTCGCTGTTCAAGCAGGGCGACTTTTCGAAGAAGACCGCCGGTTACTTCATCGGTTCGTACAAGGAGTTCTGGAGCCGGCGCATCATCTGATCCGCCGACCGGTTCCCTGTGCACGGTGTGAGAACTTCCGAAAGGTGAAGATGCCCGGCCTGCTGCGTGACTACTTCGTCGTCCTGCCGGACAGCGTGGCGGGCCACGCGGTCGCCGGGCGGCTTCCCGCATCGGAAGCGGCCACAGGGGTGGGTGACGTCCTGACCGTCGCCCACCCCTCGGGCCGCCCCTGGATCGTCGCCCGCCCGCTGGTCCGCAAGGTCAGCCACCTGGCCCGGGGCGACGACGCCCTCGTCCTCATCGGCCCGGACCGCGTCCCCGAGGCCGTACTCGCCGGGCTCCTGGAGGGCGCCCGCGACCGGGCCGCCCTGGAGCGCCGCCTCGCCCGGCTGCCCGGCCTCCACCACGTGGTCGCCCGGCTCTCCGGCGAGATCTGGATGCGCGGCACCGCCTCCGGGCTGCGCCGGATCTACCACGCCCGGCACCCCGAGGCCGGGACCATCGCCTCCGACCGCCCCGCCGTCCTCGCCCACCTGACCGGCGCCCCCCTGGACGACGGCGCGCTCGCCCTGCGCCTTCTCGACTTCCTGCCGCACCCCCTCAGCCGCCGCGCCCTCTGGCAGGGCGTGCACGAGGCCGGGGCCGGGTACGGAATCGCCCTGCCCGCCGCAGCACCGGGCACGGCCGCCGCCCCCGGCCCCCGTGAGCACCGCTGGTGGGAGCCCCCGGCGCCGGAGCTCTCCCTCGAGGAGGGCGCCCGCAGGCTCGGGGACGCTGTCGCCGCCTCCGTACGCGCCCATGTCGGCGGCCTGGACCGGATCAGCTGCGAGCTCTCCGGCGGGATGGACTCCACCGCCCTCACCTTCGCCGCCCGGGAGACGGGCCCGGCGACGCTCTCCCTGCTGACCGTGGCCGCCCGGGACCGTTACAGCGAGGACGAGGGCTGGGCCCGCCGCGCGGTGGAGGAAGCGCGAAGGAACGCCCCCACCACCGGTACCGGCACCGGAAAGGGCGCAGGCGTCCCCGGACTGGACCATCACCTCATCCCCGCCGCCGACACCCCCTACTTCTACGCCGGTCTCGCCTCCTTCGCCGACGAGCTGAACGACGAACCGCTCCCCGTCGCCCCCGGCCGCGCCCGCGCGCACCTCCTCCTGAGCCGCGCGCACGCCACCGGATCGCGCTACCACCTCACCGGCTACGGCGGCGACGAACTCTTCCTCGGCCTGCCCCACACCTACCAGGACCTCTTCCACGGCAACCCGCTCACCGCCTGGAACCGCCTCAGCGCCCTGCGCCACCAGCTCGGCTGGCCCCTCCTGCCCACGGTGAAGGCCCTGGCGGACCGCTCCCCGTTCCCGCGCTGGCTCGCGGGCGCGGTCACCACCGCCCCGCAGCCCGTCGCCCGCACCCCGCTGCTCTCCTGGGGTGTCCGGCAGTCCCTGCACCCCTGGCTGACCGAGCGCGCCCGCGCCCTGATCACCGAGGAGTTCCGGGCCGCCGCCGAGCACGCCGAGCCGATCGACCCGTGGCGGGGGCGGCACGTGGACATCGACGCGGTACGGATGGGAGCCCGGCACTTCCAGGCGATGGAGGACATCGGCATGACGATCGGGCTGCCGGTCGCCGCGCCCTTCTACGACGACCGGGTCCTGGAGGCGACCCTCGCCGTACGCCTGTCGGAGCGGATCGCCCCCTGGCGCTACAAGCCGCTGCTCGCCGAAGCGATGCGCGGGGTGGTGCCGGATGCGCTGCTGGCCCGTACGACGAAGGACCACATGGCCTCCGACGAACACCAGGGCCTCAGCGAACACGCCGAGGAACTGGCGGAGTTGTGGACCGGCTCCCGGCTCGCCGAACACGGCCTGGTCGACGCCCGGCAGCTGCGCCGGCTCGCCGCCGAACCCTTCTCGCCGGTTCTTGTCGAGCACTCCGTCAGCTCGACCGTGGCCGGGGAGACCTGGCTCCGCACAGCGGAGAACGCCTGGAACAGCCCGCAGTTGACCCCCACGAACACGGCCGCAGCCACGGCCACGACCATGACCAGCGAGGCATCCCTGTGAAGCTCAGAAAAGGCATCGCCGTCACGACGACCGAGTACGGCGGTGTCCTGCTCGATGAAAAGAGCGGCAGCTACTGGCAGTTGAACGACACCAGCGTCATCGTTGTCGAGACCCTGGCCGCCGGGCAGGCGCCCGAAGCCGCCATCGAGCGGATCGTCGCCGAGTTCGACGTCGACCGTGCCGAGGCGGAGTCGGACGTCGCCGAACTGACCCGCCAGCTGGTCGAGGCGAAGATCCTGCGCCCATGACCACCGAGATGACCATGCCCCGCCGGGGTGCGGGCCCGGGCGGTCTGCGGCTGCGCGCCGCGATCGCCGCCGCGTTCGTCCTGGCCCCGCTCAACCCGGGCCGCCTGCGTCGGGTGCTGACCCGGTGCAGCAGGGGCGCGCGCCCCGCCACGTACGACGAGACGCTGGAGGCGTACGAGGCCGTCATCGCCACCAGCCGCCGCTGCGCGGGCCGTTACGGCTGCCTGCCCCGCTCCGTCGCCATCGCCCTGGCCTGCCGGATGTCCGGCGTCTGGCCCGAGTGGTGCGCCGGGGTCCGGACAGCACCCCCGTTCGCGCCGCATGCTTGGGTACAGGCGGGGGGACGTACGGTCGGCGAGCAGGCGGAAGCGGC carries:
- a CDS encoding glucosyl-3-phosphoglycerate synthase, with product MLEEVERWLTRRSWSSADRPLDRLTDARNAEPHRTSVSVVLPALNEEATVGAIVATVRRELMEKVRLVDELVVIDSGSTDATAAVAAEAGARVVHRDAILPRVPALPGKGEVLWRSLLVTSGEIVCFVDADLKDFSADFVSGTVGPLLTDPTVQFVKAMYDRPFGDTAGQGGRVTELVARPLLNLHWPQLAGFVQPLGGEYAVRRSLLERLPFPVGYGVELGLLVDALHTVGLDALGQVDVGVRRHRHQDGQALGRMAAAIYRTAQLRLSRGHLVRPALTQFERGAEGFVPRTHAVDTEERPPMREIEEYAQRWAA
- a CDS encoding threonine synthase; translated protein: MAVQTVAGNATTASVNLGPAVALSCRECGERFELGPLFACASCFGPLEVAYDLPAGDPEELRKRIEAGPDNIWRYAPLLPVPADVAEKPNLNPGFTKLVKADNLARELGVTGGLYVKDDSGNPTHSFKDRVVAIAVEAARAFGFTTLSCSSTGNLAGAVGAAAARAGLRSCVFIPHDLEQGKVVMAAVYGGELVGIEGNYDDVNRFCSELIGDPLGEGWGFVNVNLRPYYGEGSKTLAYEICEQLGWRLPDQIVIPIASGSQLTKIDKGFQELIRLGLVEDRPYKIFGAQAEGCSPVSAAFKAGHDVVRPQKPNTIAKSLAIGNPADGPYVLDIARRTGGAVEDVNDEQVVDAIKLLARTEGIFGETAGGVTVGVTKKLIEAGVIDPALTTVVLNTGDGLKTLDAVSATSQATATIKPSLDAFRAAGLASA
- a CDS encoding molybdopterin synthase sulfur carrier subunit, giving the protein MSVKVRIPTILRTYTGGQAEVPAEGATLAEVIESLEKDHPGIAARVLDDQGKLRRFVNVYVNDDDVRFEGGLDAATPDGAGISIIPAVAGGC
- a CDS encoding cold-shock protein, which produces MAQGTVKWFNAEKGYGFIAVDGGADVFVHYSAIQMDGYRTLEEGQRVEFEISQGQKGPQADMVKLAVG
- a CDS encoding chaperonin GroL yields the protein MAKIIAFDEEARRGLERGMNQLADAVKVTLGPKGRNVVLEKKWGAPTITNDGVSIAKEIELEDPYEKIGAELVKEVAKKTDDVAGDGTTTATVLAQALVREGLRNVAAGANPMALKRGIEKAVEAVSAALLEQAKDVETKEQIASTASISAADTEIGAKIAEAMDKVGKEGVITVEESQTFGLELELTEGMRFDKGYISAYFATDMERMEASLDDPYILIVNSKVGSVKDLIPLLEKVMQSGKPLLIIAEDVEGEALSTLVVNKIKGTFKSVAVKAPGFGDRRKAMLADIAILTGGTVISEEVGLKLENAGLDLLGRARKVVITKDETTIVDGAGDSDQVQGRVNQIRAEIENSDSDYDREKLQERLAKLAGGVAVIKAGAATEVELKERKHRIEDAVRNAKAAVEEGIVAGGGVALLQASAVFDKLDLTGDEATGANAVKLALEAPLKQIAVNGGLEGGVVVEKVRNLPIGHGLNAATGEYVDMIAEGILDPAKVTRSALQNAASIAALFLTTEAVIADKPEKAGAAAPGGMPGGDMDF
- a CDS encoding asparagine synthase; protein product: MPGLLRDYFVVLPDSVAGHAVAGRLPASEAATGVGDVLTVAHPSGRPWIVARPLVRKVSHLARGDDALVLIGPDRVPEAVLAGLLEGARDRAALERRLARLPGLHHVVARLSGEIWMRGTASGLRRIYHARHPEAGTIASDRPAVLAHLTGAPLDDGALALRLLDFLPHPLSRRALWQGVHEAGAGYGIALPAAAPGTAAAPGPREHRWWEPPAPELSLEEGARRLGDAVAASVRAHVGGLDRISCELSGGMDSTALTFAARETGPATLSLLTVAARDRYSEDEGWARRAVEEARRNAPTTGTGTGKGAGVPGLDHHLIPAADTPYFYAGLASFADELNDEPLPVAPGRARAHLLLSRAHATGSRYHLTGYGGDELFLGLPHTYQDLFHGNPLTAWNRLSALRHQLGWPLLPTVKALADRSPFPRWLAGAVTTAPQPVARTPLLSWGVRQSLHPWLTERARALITEEFRAAAEHAEPIDPWRGRHVDIDAVRMGARHFQAMEDIGMTIGLPVAAPFYDDRVLEATLAVRLSERIAPWRYKPLLAEAMRGVVPDALLARTTKDHMASDEHQGLSEHAEELAELWTGSRLAEHGLVDARQLRRLAAEPFSPVLVEHSVSSTVAGETWLRTAENAWNSPQLTPTNTAAATATTMTSEASL
- a CDS encoding HPr-rel-A system PqqD family protein, with translation MKLRKGIAVTTTEYGGVLLDEKSGSYWQLNDTSVIVVETLAAGQAPEAAIERIVAEFDVDRAEAESDVAELTRQLVEAKILRP
- a CDS encoding polyketide beta-ketoacyl synthase, whose amino-acid sequence is MTTEMTMPRRGAGPGGLRLRAAIAAAFVLAPLNPGRLRRVLTRCSRGARPATYDETLEAYEAVIATSRRCAGRYGCLPRSVAIALACRMSGVWPEWCAGVRTAPPFAPHAWVQAGGRTVGEQAEAADLRPLMVVKVREGGPGGHGGGDDGGAG